Below is a genomic region from Pyrococcus kukulkanii.
AAGTTTGAGAAATTTATGCCAAAGAGCGAGAAGGCAAAGAAGTTCCTTGAGCTTCTCCAGGGGTGAAATTTTATGAGAGTCGAGATAACAGCTCGAAACGTGAGGGAGTTGTTGAGGAAGATAGATGAGAGCCTTAATGAGGATGTGACCGAAGTTTACATTAACTTAAGGCCAACAAAGGAAGTGGTAGTTCGAATTCTTGAGAATGCTCCAAACGTTAAGGTGATAGGATGTCCCCCTAGCCTCTATCCAAAGGTGTCTAAGAAGGTTATTAACGCTCTTGAAAAGATGGGGATAAGGGTTGTCCCGATAGCTAAGGGGAGAGGAAGGCCCAGAAAGTACTCAGAGAAGACGGTAAGTTTAATTCGGGAGATGCTCCATCGGGGTAAGAGTCCCAGGGAGATAAGTAGATCTCTGGGGATACCGATAAGGACCTTGTATTACCTCATTTCGATATATAATTTAAGACCGTTTGTGGTTGAAGATGATAAGGACTGAAAAGCTTAAGGCTGAGAAAAGATTTTCTCTTCTTCTCGTACCTTTCTAGCAGTGATCTTGAATCTTGGAGTATTCTTTCTAAGTGCTGGTGAAGCTGAAGTTACTAAAGGATTATGAAGGGATTATGCTTGATATCTTAGGATTCCTGGGTCTAGAAGAAGAAAGGGATATGGGTGATGCTCATGGGCGCTGAAGATTACGCTGACGGGACTTCTTAGGAGAATATCCAAAGGTAAAAAGATAGTCGCTATCCATAAACTAACGAAGTGTTTTCGTTTGAAGCTGACAAAGATGTTATAAATAAAATCAAGGAAATGGAAGCCGGGGGTTTAATTTGGGTGGGAGAGAAAGAGGTATAATAGTGGCCTCAATTTTCGTAGTTCTTATAGGTCTTCTGACGGCCTTCTATTATGGGAGGTCTGATCATATATACAGATGTTCGGTTGCATTGTTTGGTCTTTCAATTCCCCTCTGGCTACCAAAGGTTTACACCCCTAAGGGCACGTTAAAAAATCTCTTAGCTCCCGTGTACGATGCCGAGATAATGGCCTTCTTAGGAGTTTTCATAGCGATTCACGTTTCCTTAGTTAATGTTCCCTTCACGACTATCGATCTGTTTCACAAAGAGTGGAGAGATGCTGATATGATAAGTCACTTTCTTGGTGGTTTGGTTCTCTGGCTCATAATCGCTAGGGTTCTTGTTGAATTCAACCTCCCTTGGCGTGATATTTTGAAGTATTCAATAGTTGCGTTCTACATTTTGGCAATTGGTTGGGAGGTTGCCGAAAAGGTGAGTGAGTCAGAGATCTCATTTATTACCGAAACCCTAGGCAACAAAATCAGGGATCTCGTTATGGATTCGCTAGGAATGATAGTTGGAATAAAAATAAGAAAGAAAATCACTTCTTTCCGGCGATCTTAACGTTTTCAAACTTTATGTACGGTGTTATTACGGTGTACATTGCTGGTAGTGCTCTTTGCTCTTTGCTGACCTCTGTGGCCTGTTTCAAGAGCTCATAAATGTTTCCGGCAATAAG
It encodes:
- a CDS encoding DUF1699 family protein gives rise to the protein MRVEITARNVRELLRKIDESLNEDVTEVYINLRPTKEVVVRILENAPNVKVIGCPPSLYPKVSKKVINALEKMGIRVVPIAKGRGRPRKYSEKTVSLIREMLHRGKSPREISRSLGIPIRTLYYLISIYNLRPFVVEDDKD